One Campylobacter concisus DNA segment encodes these proteins:
- a CDS encoding glycoside hydrolase family 3 N-terminal domain-containing protein, protein MKALKFILFVAIFALGLNGAEVSLRAKVSQMIMVGFNGASTKDAAFRAMLSDAGYERFGGVMLLGRNITNKVQLKSSIKAIKEKSPKIFIAIDEEGGNVSRMKDKSFDGPYPSAYEVASTLDIKSAYDLYLKMAINLKECGINLNFAPVVDLHDESSPIIAAKQRAFSEYASKVVIYADAFMDAFKEQSILTTLKHFPGHGSSKEDSHKNKSEVTLSKDALLPYKDAISTGRAQIIMIGHLFVKGIDEDNPATLSKKIITDLLRNELKFNGVVISDDILMKGVGDEALAQKVVKFINAGGDILLFSEFKINNQRTADLVTQIIIDAVNEKKISKERIDASYKRIMALKAKL, encoded by the coding sequence ATGAAAGCATTAAAATTTATACTTTTTGTGGCCATTTTTGCTTTGGGGCTTAATGGCGCAGAAGTGAGCCTAAGAGCCAAAGTCTCGCAAATGATAATGGTTGGCTTTAACGGAGCTAGTACAAAAGACGCTGCGTTTCGCGCGATGTTAAGTGACGCTGGATATGAGAGATTTGGCGGTGTGATGCTACTTGGCAGAAACATCACCAACAAAGTCCAGCTAAAATCTAGCATAAAAGCAATCAAAGAAAAAAGTCCTAAAATTTTTATCGCTATTGACGAAGAGGGCGGCAATGTAAGCCGCATGAAGGATAAGAGCTTTGACGGCCCATATCCTAGCGCATACGAGGTCGCAAGTACGCTTGATATCAAAAGTGCATACGATCTCTACTTAAAAATGGCTATAAATTTAAAGGAGTGCGGCATAAATTTAAATTTCGCCCCAGTGGTCGATCTGCACGATGAAAGCTCTCCGATTATCGCTGCAAAGCAAAGGGCGTTTAGCGAGTATGCAAGCAAGGTGGTGATCTATGCTGATGCTTTTATGGACGCATTTAAAGAGCAGAGCATCCTAACGACGCTTAAACACTTCCCAGGGCACGGCAGCTCAAAAGAGGACTCACATAAAAATAAGAGCGAGGTCACGTTAAGCAAAGATGCGCTACTGCCATACAAAGACGCGATAAGCACAGGTAGAGCGCAGATCATCATGATTGGACACCTTTTTGTAAAGGGCATCGACGAGGACAATCCAGCCACACTTTCTAAAAAAATAATAACCGATCTCTTGCGAAATGAGCTTAAATTTAATGGCGTGGTTATCAGCGATGATATACTGATGAAAGGCGTTGGCGACGAAGCTTTAGCGCAAAAAGTGGTGAAATTTATAAACGCTGGTGGCGACATCTTACTTTTTAGCGAGTTTAAGATAAATAACCAAAGAACAGCCGATCTAGTCACTCAGATCATAATCGATGCTGTAAATGAGAAAAAGATCAGCAAAGAGCGAATCGACGCTTCATACAAGAGGATAATGGCTCTAAAAGCGAAGCTTTAA
- a CDS encoding NAD(P)H-dependent glycerol-3-phosphate dehydrogenase — protein MSIAVIGAGKWGSALFHAFSENNECVISSRTPREISNFVSLDEALECEYLVCTIPTQATNLWLKQNYKNKGQKILVASKGIDTANLKFLNEIYEDFVDRENLAFLSGPTFAKEIMQKLPCALVVNSKNENLALKFASFFPSYMKAYTSDDVIGAEVCGAYKNVIAIAGGICDGLGLGNNARASLISRGLVEMARFGKFFGAKDDTFMGLSGAGDLFLTASSILSRNYRVGLGIARHERLEKILNELGEVAEGVDTARAISKIAKEKGIYVPIASEVENMLNGKDVFESVKSLLGRR, from the coding sequence ATGAGCATAGCAGTTATTGGAGCTGGCAAGTGGGGCAGTGCGCTATTTCACGCATTTAGTGAAAATAACGAGTGCGTCATCAGCTCAAGAACGCCAAGAGAGATTTCAAATTTTGTAAGCTTGGATGAAGCTTTGGAATGCGAATATCTAGTCTGCACGATCCCAACTCAAGCTACAAATTTATGGCTAAAGCAAAACTACAAAAACAAAGGCCAAAAGATCTTAGTCGCTAGCAAGGGCATAGACACGGCAAATCTTAAATTTTTAAATGAAATTTATGAAGACTTTGTTGATAGAGAAAATTTGGCCTTTCTCTCAGGACCGACCTTTGCAAAAGAGATCATGCAGAAGCTTCCTTGTGCTTTGGTGGTAAATTCTAAAAATGAAAATTTAGCTTTAAAATTTGCCTCATTTTTTCCAAGCTATATGAAAGCCTATACCTCAGATGATGTGATTGGAGCTGAAGTGTGTGGGGCGTATAAAAACGTGATCGCCATAGCTGGGGGTATCTGTGACGGACTTGGTCTTGGTAACAATGCAAGAGCAAGCCTTATTTCACGAGGGCTTGTTGAGATGGCTAGATTTGGCAAATTTTTTGGTGCAAAAGATGATACATTTATGGGGCTAAGCGGTGCAGGTGATCTTTTTTTGACTGCCTCATCGATACTTTCGCGCAACTACCGCGTAGGTCTTGGTATCGCAAGGCACGAGAGATTAGAAAAAATTTTAAATGAGCTTGGCGAAGTGGCTGAGGGCGTCGATACTGCAAGGGCTATTAGCAAGATCGCCAAAGAAAAGGGTATATATGTGCCTATCGCTAGCGAGGTTGAAAATATGCTAAATGGCAAAGACGTTTTTGAGAGTGTAAAATCACTTTTAGGAAGAAGATGA